One window of Rubrivirga sp. SAORIC476 genomic DNA carries:
- a CDS encoding polysaccharide deacetylase family protein → MTGRPLSARRVALLLAVLFGAPACAQPTSGAASAEADVPTVERTIALTIDDLPLGGRQGDLAHQQRVTRDLLRQIAEAGVPAIGFVNEGKLDVPGERAEREALLQAWVDAGHDLGNHTRDHPSLFDTPLAAFQEQVRQGDLVTNRLLAARGDSARYFRHPYLNAGPDLETKRAFEAWLPTVGYTVAPVTHDNSEWLYAFAYDNAAQSGDAALQARIADAYLAYMDTTAAYFEALGRDLFGREMAHVLLVHANALNAAHLGDLIAVFRRRGYRFVTLDEALDDPAYQSEDAYAGRAGMSWLQRWAITRRVPFESEPLVDPWVEDVAYPDP, encoded by the coding sequence ATGACAGGACGGCCCCTCTCTGCGCGGCGGGTGGCCCTCCTGCTGGCCGTCCTCTTCGGTGCCCCCGCGTGCGCGCAGCCCACCTCGGGCGCCGCGTCGGCAGAAGCGGACGTGCCGACCGTCGAGCGCACCATCGCGCTGACCATCGACGACCTGCCGCTGGGGGGGCGGCAGGGCGACCTGGCCCACCAGCAGCGGGTCACGCGCGACCTCCTCCGCCAGATCGCCGAGGCGGGCGTCCCGGCCATCGGGTTCGTCAACGAGGGCAAGCTGGACGTGCCGGGCGAGCGGGCCGAGCGCGAGGCGCTGCTGCAGGCCTGGGTGGACGCCGGCCACGACCTCGGCAACCACACCCGAGACCACCCGTCGCTGTTCGACACGCCGCTGGCCGCGTTCCAGGAGCAGGTCCGCCAGGGCGACCTGGTGACCAACCGCCTGCTCGCCGCCCGCGGCGACTCGGCGCGCTACTTCCGTCACCCCTACCTCAACGCGGGTCCCGACCTGGAGACCAAACGCGCCTTCGAGGCCTGGCTCCCGACGGTGGGCTACACCGTCGCCCCGGTCACGCACGACAACAGCGAGTGGCTCTACGCCTTCGCCTACGACAACGCCGCCCAGAGCGGCGACGCAGCGCTCCAGGCTCGCATCGCGGACGCCTACCTCGCCTACATGGACACGACGGCCGCGTACTTCGAGGCGCTCGGCCGCGACCTGTTCGGGCGCGAGATGGCCCACGTGCTGCTCGTCCACGCCAACGCGCTCAACGCCGCTCACCTCGGTGACCTGATCGCGGTGTTCCGGCGCCGCGGATACCGGTTCGTCACGCTCGACGAGGCTCTCGACGACCCCGCCTACCAGTCCGAGGACGCGTACGCCGGGCGCGCGGGGATGTCGTGGCTTCAGCGGTGGGCCATCACCCGACGCGTTCCCTTCGAATCGGAGCCGCTCGTGGATCCCTGGGTGGAGGACGTGGCGTACCCCGACCCATGA
- a CDS encoding DUF4178 domain-containing protein, translated as MPDLSPLDRAIRAARRGHTVAAQRLLDAVLADTPDDELALSWRARVTEDPAEKAGLLTRIVGLNAANRWAADELARLGDVAPAAPPRRTGLADAGRRTQTLHHLQCPNCGGQIDLHPDRGIKAAACTHCGSVLDLTGGQAEIIGRFKKQFKPIQDILPGAEGTFEGERHLVTGWLRYKGWDDESSWQWDEWQLVSDTGAVRYLSYSREEGFLLQTPIRPTPKVSRRGIELPDGRVPFSEVSPSSIIGMAGELTWRPRLDETLQVGEAKRKGVHYSAELTASEVEVVGGSKLTPLAVWSALGRDDKVAALKAKEERAKARRQSAARLARLCGLAAILFGVAGWLVSGMEGKVVFEESATSDVEAIVLPSDFTEKAVVRYDTLALGPIRLSGKALTAEVRATLPVGPPLSLFTNVAFVGTGGEPILTTPMPTLEGPAGTPTTATSLYPRAPGSQRLRSGDAFDVVLLVEREWRGGPGSVTAWSEPAIIPFTVTLREVWVPGPFWGALAVALLLGAVLFLFSRSGPR; from the coding sequence ATGCCCGACCTCTCCCCCCTCGACCGCGCCATCCGGGCGGCCCGCCGCGGCCACACCGTCGCCGCGCAGCGCCTCCTCGACGCCGTCCTCGCCGACACGCCGGACGACGAGCTGGCGCTCTCCTGGCGCGCGCGCGTCACCGAGGACCCGGCCGAGAAAGCTGGACTCCTGACTCGGATCGTCGGCCTTAATGCAGCCAACCGGTGGGCGGCCGACGAACTGGCCCGCCTCGGAGACGTCGCTCCCGCCGCGCCCCCGAGGCGGACCGGGCTGGCGGACGCCGGGCGACGCACCCAGACGCTCCACCACCTCCAGTGCCCCAACTGCGGCGGCCAGATCGACCTCCACCCGGACCGCGGCATCAAGGCGGCGGCGTGCACGCACTGCGGTAGCGTGCTCGACCTGACCGGCGGGCAGGCCGAGATCATCGGGCGGTTCAAGAAGCAGTTCAAGCCCATCCAGGACATCCTGCCCGGCGCTGAGGGCACCTTCGAGGGCGAGCGTCACCTCGTCACCGGCTGGCTGCGCTACAAGGGCTGGGACGACGAGTCGAGCTGGCAGTGGGACGAGTGGCAGCTGGTGAGCGACACCGGAGCGGTCCGCTACCTGTCCTACTCGCGCGAGGAGGGCTTCCTGCTCCAGACGCCGATCCGCCCTACCCCCAAAGTCAGCCGCCGGGGCATCGAACTGCCCGACGGGCGGGTCCCGTTCTCGGAGGTCAGCCCGTCATCCATCATCGGCATGGCCGGAGAGCTGACGTGGCGGCCCCGGCTGGACGAGACGCTCCAGGTGGGCGAGGCCAAGCGAAAGGGCGTCCACTACAGCGCCGAGCTGACGGCCAGCGAGGTCGAGGTGGTCGGCGGCTCGAAGCTGACGCCACTGGCGGTGTGGAGCGCCCTCGGCCGCGACGACAAGGTCGCCGCGCTGAAGGCGAAGGAGGAGCGCGCGAAGGCCCGGCGGCAGTCGGCGGCCCGGCTGGCGCGCCTCTGCGGCCTCGCCGCGATCCTGTTCGGCGTCGCCGGCTGGCTGGTGTCGGGGATGGAGGGGAAGGTCGTGTTCGAGGAGAGCGCTACGAGCGACGTGGAGGCGATCGTGCTGCCGAGCGACTTCACCGAGAAGGCCGTCGTTCGGTACGACACCCTGGCCCTCGGCCCGATCCGCCTGTCCGGCAAGGCGCTCACGGCCGAGGTGCGGGCGACGTTGCCCGTCGGTCCACCGCTGTCGCTCTTCACCAACGTGGCGTTCGTCGGCACCGGAGGCGAGCCCATCCTGACCACACCGATGCCCACCCTCGAAGGGCCGGCGGGCACGCCCACCACGGCCACGTCGCTGTACCCGCGCGCGCCGGGCTCCCAGCGTCTCCGCAGCGGCGACGCCTTCGACGTGGTGCTGCTCGTCGAGCGCGAGTGGCGCGGCGGCCCCGGCAGCGTCACAGCTTGGAGCGAGCCCGCAATCATCCCCTTCACGGTCACGCTCCGCGAGGTTTGGGTGCCGGGCCCCTTCTGGGGCGCCCTCGCCGTGGCGCTGCTCCTCGGCGCCGTGCTCTTCCTGTTCAGTCGCTCCGGCCCCCGCTAA
- a CDS encoding aspartate carbamoyltransferase catalytic subunit has product MSPAPDPNADRSTSHLQPAAKLRHRHLLGLADFDADEIRLLLQTARAFREVLNRPIKSVPSLRGVTCCNLFFENSTRTRLSFELAEKRLSADVMNFSASNSSVSKGETLKDTARNIEAMKVDLAVIRHRSAGAAHFLTRCIDGIVVNAGDGQHEHPTQGLLDALTMSDLAVPGLDGLKGFDFRGLNVTILGDIAHSRVARSNVYGLTALGARVTLCGPRTMMPVEVEAALDGRDVRVTDRLDEALEGCDVAMALRIQLERMTGQIGLTPSLREYHTMYGIRPEHLEANPDLWVMHPGPVNRGVELSGEVVDSDRSVILDQVTNGVAVRMAVLYLLAGADAFTDAEAGS; this is encoded by the coding sequence ATGAGTCCCGCGCCCGATCCCAACGCAGACCGTTCCACGTCGCACCTTCAACCCGCCGCGAAGCTGCGCCACCGCCACCTCCTCGGCCTGGCGGACTTCGACGCGGACGAGATCCGGCTCCTCCTCCAGACCGCGCGTGCCTTCCGCGAGGTCCTGAACCGGCCCATCAAGAGCGTCCCGTCGTTGCGCGGCGTGACGTGCTGCAACCTGTTCTTCGAGAACTCGACCCGGACGCGGCTCTCCTTCGAGCTGGCCGAGAAGCGGCTCTCGGCGGACGTGATGAACTTCTCGGCGTCCAACTCCTCCGTCTCCAAGGGCGAGACGCTGAAGGACACCGCCCGCAACATCGAGGCGATGAAGGTGGACCTCGCCGTCATCCGCCATCGCTCGGCGGGCGCGGCACACTTCCTGACGCGCTGCATCGACGGCATCGTCGTGAACGCGGGCGACGGGCAGCACGAGCACCCGACGCAGGGGCTGCTGGACGCCCTGACCATGTCGGACTTGGCCGTGCCCGGCCTGGACGGGCTGAAGGGCTTCGACTTCCGCGGCCTGAACGTGACCATCCTGGGCGACATCGCGCACAGCCGCGTCGCCCGGTCCAACGTCTACGGCCTGACGGCCCTCGGCGCGCGCGTTACCCTCTGCGGCCCGCGCACGATGATGCCGGTCGAGGTCGAGGCCGCGCTCGACGGTCGCGACGTCCGCGTCACCGACCGACTGGACGAGGCCCTGGAGGGCTGCGACGTGGCGATGGCGCTCCGCATCCAGTTGGAGCGCATGACCGGCCAGATCGGCCTGACGCCGAGCCTGCGCGAGTACCACACGATGTACGGCATCCGCCCCGAGCACCTGGAGGCCAACCCGGACCTGTGGGTGATGCACCCCGGCCCCGTCAACCGCGGCGTCGAGCTGTCCGGCGAGGTCGTCGACTCGGACCGGTCGGTGATCCTGGACCAGGTCACGAACGGCGTCGCCGTGCGGATGGCCGTCCTCTATCTGCTGGCGGGCGCCGACGCGTTCACCGACGCCGAGGCGGGCTCGTGA
- a CDS encoding DUF350 domain-containing protein, whose amino-acid sequence MHRLSPLLVALLMAAPALAQTEVLVSEPSDLSLPVVLSTLLYGGVGILMCVLGYVVFDKVAGLNLRHELVEDQNVAVGVMLAGAFIGIGIVIASVMLS is encoded by the coding sequence ATGCACAGACTCTCTCCGCTCCTTGTCGCCCTGCTGATGGCCGCCCCGGCGCTCGCCCAGACCGAGGTCCTCGTCTCCGAGCCGAGCGACCTGTCGCTGCCGGTGGTCCTGTCGACGCTGCTCTATGGCGGCGTCGGCATCCTGATGTGCGTGCTCGGCTACGTCGTGTTCGACAAGGTGGCGGGGCTGAACCTGCGGCACGAACTGGTGGAGGATCAGAACGTGGCCGTCGGCGTGATGCTGGCAGGCGCGTTCATCGGCATCGGCATCGTGATCGCCTCGGTGATGCTGTCGTAG
- a CDS encoding DUF4178 domain-containing protein, producing the protein MADAHHCPTCGAPLRIQNRFVTVVTCEFCGGVSLYDGAHLDPTGRTAGLVQIPSPLYLDATGQLGGRAFRVLGRLLYEYDGGLWTEWFVEVEGAERAWLVEDEGAFSILQKHDGIEAPAFEEVRPGDTIRTGDLDVYVDEVGEATIVGGEGQLGAGLLPGETIRYVDGSAGESEVSIEYGERGIEVFIGRAIPREALVVDPEVYG; encoded by the coding sequence GTGGCCGACGCGCATCACTGCCCCACCTGCGGCGCCCCGCTCCGCATCCAGAATCGGTTCGTCACCGTGGTGACGTGCGAGTTCTGCGGCGGCGTCTCGCTGTACGACGGCGCCCACCTGGACCCCACCGGTCGCACGGCCGGGCTCGTCCAGATCCCCAGCCCGCTCTACCTGGACGCGACCGGCCAGCTCGGCGGGCGGGCATTCCGCGTCCTCGGGCGGCTCCTCTACGAGTACGATGGCGGCCTCTGGACCGAGTGGTTCGTCGAGGTCGAGGGCGCCGAGCGGGCCTGGCTCGTCGAGGACGAGGGCGCGTTCTCGATCCTCCAGAAGCACGACGGCATCGAAGCGCCCGCATTCGAGGAGGTCCGCCCCGGCGACACCATCCGCACGGGCGACCTCGACGTGTACGTGGACGAGGTCGGCGAGGCGACCATCGTGGGCGGCGAGGGCCAGCTCGGCGCGGGCCTGCTGCCCGGCGAGACGATCCGGTACGTCGACGGCTCCGCGGGCGAGTCCGAGGTCTCGATCGAGTACGGCGAGCGCGGCATCGAGGTGTTCATCGGCCGTGCGATCCCGCGCGAGGCTCTCGTCGTCGACCCCGAGGTGTATGGCTAG
- a CDS encoding PLD nuclease N-terminal domain-containing protein → MDRLRTLPVLALGAFALLLSGCGDGNAFHLISTGYGSFCGLIHIVFVVVALVKIANSNADTGSKLLWAAAVFFFPFLGLIAWWIWGPKS, encoded by the coding sequence ATGGACCGCCTCCGCACTCTCCCCGTCCTCGCCCTCGGCGCGTTTGCGCTGCTGCTCTCCGGTTGTGGGGATGGCAACGCCTTCCACCTCATCTCCACCGGCTACGGCAGCTTCTGCGGGCTCATCCACATCGTGTTCGTCGTGGTGGCCCTCGTCAAGATCGCCAACAGCAACGCCGACACCGGCTCGAAGCTGCTCTGGGCCGCCGCCGTGTTCTTCTTCCCCTTCCTCGGGCTGATCGCCTGGTGGATCTGGGGCCCGAAGAGCTGA
- a CDS encoding response regulator transcription factor, protein MAPSDMAPPVLTLWLVEDEPAYQDAFARLVASTDDLRLGETFSSYAALNDRLLSLSGGGLPDLVVMDIRLPGVDGIEATRRFRATAKTVPVLVLTNIDDPDTVFAALRAGASGYVLKDRIVDALELAVRQTARGGMGFSPGVARHLGAFFAPAAPSPLTAREEEVIRLMARGFSQKRIAEELFISPHTVDTHVRNLYAKLHTSSGLEAVAIATRMDIIPGPRAVAAE, encoded by the coding sequence ATGGCCCCTTCTGACATGGCGCCCCCGGTGCTCACCCTCTGGCTCGTCGAGGACGAGCCCGCCTACCAGGATGCGTTCGCCCGCCTCGTCGCCAGCACCGACGACCTGCGGCTCGGCGAGACGTTCTCGTCCTACGCCGCGCTGAACGACCGGCTTCTGAGCCTCTCTGGAGGAGGGCTACCCGACCTGGTCGTCATGGACATCCGCCTGCCGGGCGTCGACGGGATCGAGGCGACCCGGCGCTTCCGAGCCACGGCGAAGACCGTCCCGGTGCTGGTCCTGACCAACATCGACGACCCGGACACCGTGTTCGCCGCCCTCCGGGCGGGCGCATCGGGGTACGTCCTCAAAGACCGGATCGTGGACGCTCTGGAGTTGGCCGTGCGGCAGACCGCGCGCGGCGGCATGGGCTTCTCGCCCGGCGTGGCCAGGCACCTGGGGGCCTTCTTCGCCCCCGCCGCGCCCTCGCCCCTCACCGCTCGGGAAGAAGAGGTCATCCGCCTGATGGCTCGGGGCTTCAGCCAGAAGCGCATCGCCGAGGAGTTGTTCATCAGCCCGCACACCGTCGACACGCACGTGCGCAACCTCTATGCGAAGCTGCACACCTCGTCGGGGCTGGAGGCCGTCGCCATCGCCACCCGGATGGACATCATCCCGGGTCCGCGTGCGGTCGCGGCGGAGTGA
- the rimK gene encoding 30S ribosomal protein S6--L-glutamate ligase, which yields MRLAILSRAPDLYSTRRLVEAAEARGHEVQVLDTLRCTAHLTANGPEVHYHGERLDPPDAIIPRIGSSITFYGLSIVRQFEAMGVWTLNSAVGITRSRDKLRAHQFLAKKGIALPRTAFAHQADDAADLITSVGGPPVIVKLLEGTQGVGVVLCETKKAAESVIQAFRGMKAYLLVQEFIKEAGGADVRLFVVGDRVVAGMKRQGAEGEFRSNLHRGGSASTIKISPAERKTAVAACKALGLKVGGVDVLQSERGPLVLEVNSSPGLEGIETSTGKDVAGSVISFVEKSLAAKQSTRAEMPPSA from the coding sequence ATGCGCCTCGCCATCCTCTCCCGCGCCCCCGATCTGTACTCGACCCGCCGCCTCGTCGAGGCGGCCGAGGCGCGCGGGCACGAGGTCCAGGTCCTCGACACGCTCCGCTGCACGGCCCACCTGACGGCGAACGGCCCGGAGGTCCACTACCACGGCGAGCGGCTCGACCCGCCGGACGCCATCATCCCGCGCATCGGCTCCTCGATTACGTTCTACGGGCTCTCCATCGTGCGCCAGTTCGAGGCGATGGGCGTGTGGACGCTCAACAGCGCCGTCGGCATCACGCGCTCGCGCGACAAGCTGCGGGCCCACCAGTTCCTCGCCAAGAAGGGCATCGCGCTCCCCCGCACCGCGTTCGCCCACCAGGCCGACGACGCGGCGGACCTCATCACCTCGGTCGGCGGGCCGCCGGTGATCGTGAAGCTGCTGGAGGGCACCCAGGGCGTCGGGGTGGTCCTCTGCGAGACCAAGAAGGCGGCCGAGAGCGTCATCCAGGCGTTCCGCGGGATGAAGGCCTACCTGCTCGTGCAGGAGTTCATCAAGGAGGCCGGCGGCGCCGACGTGCGGCTCTTCGTCGTGGGCGACCGCGTGGTGGCGGGCATGAAGCGCCAGGGCGCCGAGGGCGAGTTCCGGAGCAACCTGCACCGCGGCGGTAGCGCGAGCACCATCAAGATCAGTCCGGCCGAGCGCAAGACGGCGGTGGCCGCGTGCAAGGCGCTCGGCCTGAAGGTCGGCGGCGTGGACGTGCTCCAGTCCGAGCGCGGACCGCTGGTGCTGGAGGTCAACTCCTCGCCCGGGTTGGAGGGCATCGAGACCTCCACCGGCAAGGACGTGGCGGGCTCGGTGATCTCGTTCGTCGAGAAGAGCCTCGCCGCGAAGCAGTCCACCAGGGCGGAGATGCCCCCGTCCGCCTAG
- the pyrR gene encoding bifunctional pyr operon transcriptional regulator/uracil phosphoribosyltransferase PyrR: MPPQDPVKAHLLDAADMARTLDRLARQIVEELDDEAAPADRLALVGMQTRGVHIARRLRDRIETIEGVRLPFGVLDATFYRDDVGLGTGRPTPLVQPTDIPFSLDGRRVVLVDDVVYTGRTTRAALDALIDMGRPASVRLLAFVDRGLRELPVAPDYVGLNVPTAPGELVRVRLDEEDGEDGVWLVKRENVEG, encoded by the coding sequence ATGCCGCCTCAGGACCCCGTCAAGGCCCACCTGCTCGACGCCGCCGACATGGCGCGGACCCTCGACCGTCTGGCCCGCCAGATCGTCGAGGAACTGGACGACGAGGCCGCCCCGGCCGATCGCCTCGCGCTCGTCGGCATGCAGACGCGCGGGGTGCACATCGCGCGCCGCCTGCGCGACCGGATCGAGACCATCGAGGGCGTCCGCCTGCCGTTCGGCGTGCTCGACGCGACGTTCTACCGCGACGACGTCGGGCTTGGGACGGGCCGCCCGACGCCGCTCGTCCAGCCGACCGACATCCCGTTCTCGCTCGACGGCCGCCGCGTCGTCCTCGTGGACGACGTCGTGTACACCGGCCGCACCACGCGCGCCGCGCTGGACGCCCTCATCGACATGGGCCGCCCCGCGAGCGTCCGCCTGCTGGCGTTCGTGGACCGCGGCCTGCGCGAGTTGCCTGTCGCCCCGGACTACGTCGGCCTGAACGTGCCCACCGCGCCGGGCGAGCTGGTCCGCGTGCGCCTGGACGAGGAGGACGGCGAGGACGGCGTGTGGTTGGTGAAACGTGAGAACGTGGAAGGTTGA
- a CDS encoding RimK/LysX family protein, whose product MSDLITVGWQEWLAFPGMGLPAVRAKIDTGARTSALHARRIEHLERDGEPLVRFEVNPLFRGRRLKVMCEAPVVDEREVTSSSGHVELRIVVEAMLRLGLATDAPEWPVELTLTDRRGMRFPMLLGREAMSGRVLVDSGASFKLGRPDHPGAFYE is encoded by the coding sequence ATGAGCGACCTCATCACCGTCGGCTGGCAGGAGTGGCTGGCCTTCCCCGGAATGGGCCTGCCCGCCGTCCGCGCCAAGATCGACACCGGCGCGCGGACGTCCGCGCTGCACGCCCGCCGCATCGAGCACCTGGAACGCGACGGCGAGCCGCTGGTCCGCTTCGAGGTCAACCCGCTCTTCCGCGGCCGTCGGCTGAAGGTGATGTGCGAGGCCCCCGTCGTGGACGAGCGCGAGGTGACCTCGTCGAGCGGCCACGTCGAACTCCGCATCGTGGTGGAAGCCATGCTCCGCCTCGGGCTCGCGACGGACGCCCCCGAGTGGCCCGTCGAGCTGACGCTCACCGACCGCCGCGGCATGCGCTTCCCGATGCTGCTCGGCCGCGAGGCCATGTCCGGCCGCGTCCTCGTGGACTCCGGCGCGTCCTTCAAGCTCGGCCGCCCCGACCACCCCGGCGCGTTCTACGAATAG
- the dusB gene encoding tRNA dihydrouridine synthase DusB translates to MRIADIDLGPRPLLLAPMEDVSDPPFRILCKRYGADLLYTEFISAGGLAYGAQGSVQKLEFYEEERPVGIQIFGGEIDQVREAARIADAQDPTLIDINFGCPVKKVVCKDGGAGILRNLDKMEAITAAVIEEATRPVTVKTRLGWNDESIRIEEVARMLEATGVAALAVHARTRAQMYRGEARWAWFPKIKAALRDIPLIGNGDATTPEKVRAMFEQGAADAVMIGRGAIGNPWIFRDAKALLETGEVPDPPSWEERVAVVAEHVTLKAAWLGERKGVLEMRRMYGGYFKGHRGASQLRMRLMEHDTCDGVLDLLHTWRPEDEEVSVPVARDLAKRVAIPARLPRKATLPTSTETAA, encoded by the coding sequence ATGCGCATCGCAGACATCGACCTCGGCCCCCGTCCGCTCCTCCTCGCCCCGATGGAGGACGTGTCGGATCCCCCCTTCCGCATCCTGTGCAAGCGGTACGGGGCGGACCTGCTGTACACCGAGTTCATCTCGGCGGGCGGGCTGGCGTACGGCGCGCAGGGCTCGGTGCAGAAGCTGGAGTTCTACGAAGAGGAGCGGCCGGTCGGCATCCAGATCTTCGGCGGCGAGATCGACCAGGTGCGCGAGGCGGCCCGGATCGCCGACGCCCAGGACCCGACGCTGATCGACATCAACTTCGGGTGCCCGGTCAAGAAGGTCGTCTGCAAGGACGGCGGGGCGGGCATCCTCCGCAACCTCGACAAGATGGAGGCCATCACGGCGGCCGTCATCGAGGAGGCCACGCGGCCGGTGACCGTCAAGACGCGGCTGGGCTGGAACGACGAGTCGATCCGGATCGAGGAGGTGGCGCGGATGCTGGAGGCGACCGGCGTGGCCGCCCTCGCCGTCCACGCGCGGACGCGGGCCCAGATGTACCGCGGCGAGGCGCGCTGGGCGTGGTTCCCCAAGATCAAGGCCGCCCTCCGCGACATCCCGCTCATCGGCAACGGCGACGCGACGACGCCGGAGAAGGTGCGCGCGATGTTCGAGCAGGGCGCGGCCGACGCCGTCATGATCGGGCGCGGCGCCATCGGCAACCCCTGGATCTTCCGCGACGCGAAGGCGCTGCTGGAGACGGGCGAGGTGCCGGACCCGCCGTCGTGGGAGGAGCGTGTGGCGGTCGTGGCCGAGCACGTGACGCTGAAGGCGGCGTGGCTCGGCGAGCGCAAGGGCGTGTTGGAGATGCGCCGGATGTACGGCGGCTACTTCAAGGGGCACCGCGGCGCGAGCCAGCTCCGGATGCGGCTCATGGAGCACGACACCTGCGACGGGGTGCTGGATCTCTTGCACACGTGGCGTCCTGAGGACGAGGAGGTGTCGGTGCCCGTCGCGCGGGACCTCGCCAAGCGCGTCGCGATCCCGGCGCGGCTTCCTCGGAAGGCCACCCTGCCGACCTCGACGGAGACGGCGGCCTGA
- a CDS encoding acyltransferase, translating into MPAPSASDRIPASALGRTSGDGALLPEPSGDGARLPLPVPAPPARPPASATPSSARIANLDLLRAAAILLVLADNAVGGGMVDVGEAGNRILTTGWVGVDLFFVLSGWLVGGLYWRERKEYGSVHLGRFWARRWLRTIPPYLVAFAVVTAGRALTGKGLQPEVWGHYLTFTQNYLVPPPYWAVSWSLAVEEHFYLFLPLVLGLALRFRRGVPLALGGLALASLAARVLTVPDGAWEWGLQYTATHMRLEGLVLGVLAAYVYHRHAALWPTVRRVAAWALVPGLLFVASVPWLPADVVNRFAYTGVDLAFLALLVTVVHRRPLPFASSRVVGFVALTSYSVYMTHLTVFGLVERSPAAALPASLYAAVALAAVFAGGAVFYALVEKPSLWLRRRVAPRRSGERSPALPG; encoded by the coding sequence GTGCCTGCCCCCTCTGCCTCGGACCGCATCCCCGCCTCCGCTCTGGGCCGCACCTCCGGCGACGGCGCCCTGCTGCCGGAGCCCTCGGGCGATGGCGCGCGCCTCCCGCTGCCGGTACCGGCTCCGCCCGCCAGGCCGCCCGCCTCGGCGACGCCGTCGAGCGCCCGGATCGCCAACCTCGACCTGCTCCGCGCCGCGGCCATCCTGCTGGTGCTCGCGGACAACGCGGTCGGCGGGGGCATGGTCGATGTGGGGGAGGCAGGCAACCGGATTCTGACGACCGGCTGGGTGGGCGTGGACCTGTTCTTCGTGCTCTCGGGCTGGCTCGTGGGCGGGCTGTACTGGCGCGAGCGGAAGGAGTACGGGTCGGTCCACCTCGGGCGGTTCTGGGCGCGGCGCTGGCTGAGGACCATCCCGCCGTACCTGGTGGCGTTCGCAGTGGTCACGGCGGGCCGGGCTTTGACCGGCAAGGGCCTCCAGCCGGAGGTGTGGGGGCACTACCTGACGTTCACCCAGAACTACCTCGTCCCGCCGCCCTACTGGGCCGTGAGTTGGTCGCTGGCCGTCGAAGAACACTTCTACCTGTTCCTGCCGCTCGTGCTCGGGCTGGCACTCCGGTTCCGCCGGGGCGTGCCGCTGGCGCTCGGCGGCCTCGCGCTGGCCTCCCTCGCCGCCCGCGTCCTGACGGTCCCCGACGGGGCCTGGGAGTGGGGGCTCCAGTACACCGCGACCCACATGCGGCTCGAAGGGCTCGTGCTCGGCGTGCTGGCCGCCTACGTGTACCACCGCCACGCGGCCCTCTGGCCGACGGTGCGCCGGGTGGCGGCATGGGCGCTCGTGCCCGGCCTCCTCTTCGTGGCGTCCGTCCCGTGGCTCCCGGCGGACGTGGTCAACCGGTTCGCCTATACCGGCGTCGATCTCGCCTTCCTCGCGCTGCTCGTGACCGTGGTGCACCGCAGGCCGCTGCCGTTCGCGTCGAGCCGCGTGGTGGGCTTCGTCGCGCTCACGTCGTACAGCGTGTACATGACGCACCTGACCGTGTTCGGGCTGGTGGAGCGCTCGCCCGCGGCGGCGCTCCCGGCCTCGCTGTACGCCGCGGTGGCGCTGGCCGCGGTCTTCGCCGGGGGCGCGGTGTTCTACGCCCTCGTCGAGAAGCCGTCGCTGTGGCTCCGCCGCCGCGTCGCGCCGCGGCGGAGCGGCGAGCGGTCGCCCGCTCTCCCTGGCTAG